In one window of Williamwhitmania taraxaci DNA:
- the rpmD gene encoding 50S ribosomal protein L30 — translation MTKVKLTQVKSMIGSTERQKSTLKSLGLGKMHRSSEKDACREILGMVEKVKHLVKVEEIK, via the coding sequence ATGACAAAAGTAAAGTTAACACAGGTTAAGAGTATGATTGGCAGCACAGAGCGCCAAAAGAGTACTCTAAAATCGTTGGGTCTTGGAAAGATGCACCGTAGTTCAGAGAAAGACGCTTGTCGCGAAATTCTCGGAATGGTTGAGAAAGTTAAGCACCTCGTTAAGGTGGAAGAGATAAAATAA
- the secY gene encoding preprotein translocase subunit SecY, producing the protein MRALIETIKNIFKIEELRRRILYTLGILLIYRLGSFVVIPGIDPTQLIHSDLKAQTASGIMGLLDMFSGGAFSNASIFALGIMPYISASIVVQLLGIAVPYFQRLQKEGESGRRKINQITRFLTVGILLFQAPAYLANLHMQIPASAFVVDVAYFTIVSTLILIAGTLFIMWLGEKITDKGIGNGISLIIMIGIIARLPFAFAAEFGSRVSEQTGGLVMLLVELIMLFLVVAGTILLVQGTRKVPVQYAKRIVGNKQYGGVRQYIPLKINAAGVMPIIFAQALMFIPMMFSRLDSAWGQSIAAAFSSYTGFWYNSVFAFLIIVFTYFYTAITVNPVQMAEDMKKNGGFIPGVKPGKKTVEYLDTIMSRITLPGSFFLALVAILPAFAMIFHVNNQFAHFFGGTSLLILVGVILDTLQQIESHLLMRHYDGLMKSGSRIKGRSGI; encoded by the coding sequence ATGAGAGCGCTCATCGAGACCATCAAGAATATCTTCAAAATTGAAGAGCTTCGTAGAAGAATTCTCTACACGTTAGGGATTCTTTTAATATACAGGCTGGGCAGCTTTGTTGTTATTCCAGGAATCGACCCAACACAACTGATCCACAGCGATTTGAAAGCTCAAACCGCTAGTGGTATCATGGGACTGTTGGATATGTTTTCTGGAGGTGCATTTAGTAACGCATCAATTTTTGCTCTTGGCATCATGCCATACATTTCAGCATCGATTGTAGTGCAGTTGCTGGGCATTGCTGTTCCCTATTTTCAGAGACTTCAGAAGGAAGGCGAGAGTGGCAGACGCAAGATCAATCAAATTACCCGGTTTCTAACTGTTGGTATTTTGTTGTTTCAAGCTCCAGCTTACTTAGCAAACCTTCACATGCAAATACCAGCGTCTGCGTTTGTTGTTGATGTAGCGTATTTCACGATAGTTTCTACACTTATCCTTATTGCCGGAACTTTATTCATCATGTGGCTTGGTGAAAAAATTACCGACAAGGGAATTGGTAATGGTATCTCTCTCATCATCATGATTGGTATTATCGCAAGATTGCCATTTGCCTTCGCGGCTGAGTTTGGCTCCAGAGTTTCGGAGCAGACTGGAGGGCTTGTAATGCTTCTTGTGGAACTCATCATGCTGTTCCTTGTGGTGGCTGGAACTATCCTGCTCGTACAAGGTACCCGAAAGGTGCCAGTGCAATATGCTAAACGCATCGTCGGAAACAAACAGTATGGCGGTGTTAGGCAGTATATTCCGCTTAAGATTAACGCAGCTGGTGTAATGCCTATTATTTTCGCTCAGGCCCTGATGTTCATCCCAATGATGTTCTCGAGGTTGGATAGCGCATGGGGGCAAAGCATCGCGGCGGCTTTCTCAAGCTATACTGGATTTTGGTATAACTCTGTCTTTGCTTTCTTGATCATTGTGTTTACCTATTTCTATACGGCAATCACAGTAAATCCGGTGCAAATGGCTGAGGATATGAAGAAGAATGGCGGTTTTATTCCTGGGGTTAAACCTGGAAAGAAAACGGTTGAGTATCTCGATACTATTATGTCAAGAATTACGCTTCCGGGCTCATTCTTCTTGGCTTTAGTAGCTATTCTTCCTGCATTTGCCATGATCTTTCATGTTAATAACCAGTTTGCTCACTTTTTCGGCGGAACATCCTTGCTCATTTTGGTGGGGGTAATCCTTGATACATTGCAGCAAATTGAGAGTCACCTTCTGATGCGTCACTACGATGGATTAATGAAGAGCGGTTCTCGGATTAAAGGCAGATCTGGCATTTAG
- the rpsE gene encoding 30S ribosomal protein S5, which produces MSTNTSIRKVKSSDLELKDRLVAINRVTKVTKGGRTFSFSAIVVVGNENGIVGYGLGKASEVTVAITKGIEDAKKNLIKVPINKGTIPHEQLAKFGGARVFMKPAAHGTGVKAGGAMRAVLESVGVTDVLAKSKGSSNPHNLVKATLQALMELRDARAVAHVRGIKLTKVFNG; this is translated from the coding sequence ATGTCGACAAATACTAGTATACGTAAAGTAAAAAGCAGCGATCTCGAGCTTAAGGATAGGTTAGTAGCCATCAACCGTGTAACCAAGGTTACTAAGGGTGGACGTACTTTCAGTTTCTCTGCAATTGTTGTCGTTGGCAACGAGAATGGGATCGTAGGTTACGGCTTAGGTAAAGCAAGTGAAGTTACCGTTGCCATAACCAAGGGTATTGAGGACGCCAAAAAGAACCTCATTAAGGTGCCAATTAACAAGGGAACTATTCCTCACGAGCAGTTAGCTAAGTTCGGTGGAGCTAGGGTTTTTATGAAACCTGCTGCACACGGAACTGGTGTTAAGGCTGGTGGTGCTATGCGCGCCGTGCTCGAGAGCGTTGGTGTAACTGACGTACTTGCTAAATCAAAGGGATCTTCGAACCCTCACAACTTGGTAAAGGCCACCTTGCAAGCTCTTATGGAGCTTCGCGATGCGCGTGCCGTTGCTCATGTGAGAGGTATCAAGCTCACCAAGGTGTTTAACGGATAG
- the rplO gene encoding 50S ribosomal protein L15 — MELSNLKPAKGSTHKVKRIGRGQGSGHGGTSTRGHKGAKSRSGYSKKVGFEGGQMPIQRRLPKFGFKNPFRKEYKGINIGLIDEVAKNMGLTVITKEVLVEAGLVSRNQLYKVLGSGELTTKVEVHANAFSGTAIKAIESLQGNVVKL, encoded by the coding sequence ATGGAATTGAGCAATTTAAAGCCTGCTAAGGGTTCAACCCACAAGGTAAAACGGATTGGAAGGGGACAGGGATCTGGCCACGGTGGTACTTCTACAAGAGGCCACAAGGGAGCTAAGTCTCGCTCTGGATACTCCAAAAAAGTTGGGTTTGAGGGCGGTCAAATGCCTATTCAACGCAGGCTACCGAAATTTGGTTTTAAGAATCCTTTTCGGAAAGAGTATAAGGGCATTAACATTGGATTGATTGATGAGGTTGCCAAGAATATGGGCCTTACTGTGATCACGAAAGAAGTTTTGGTTGAAGCTGGCCTAGTTAGCAGAAATCAACTTTATAAGGTTCTCGGTAGTGGCGAACTAACTACTAAGGTAGAAGTTCATGCCAACGCTTTTTCTGGCACTGCCATTAAAGCCATCGAATCGTTACAGGGTAATGTTGTAAAACTCTAA
- the rplR gene encoding 50S ribosomal protein L18 — MALTKIERRLRIRRRIRKIVKGVPTCPRLSVFRSNTQIYAQLIDDSTGKTLVAASSLEKEIMEQSGLTKSQCAQLVGKNVAAKALAAGITEVVFDRGGNLYHGRVKSLADSAREGGLKF, encoded by the coding sequence ATGGCCTTGACTAAAATTGAAAGAAGACTAAGGATTAGAAGAAGAATCCGCAAAATAGTAAAGGGTGTTCCCACCTGCCCCCGCTTAAGCGTATTTCGCAGCAACACGCAAATTTATGCACAGCTCATTGACGATTCTACTGGAAAGACGCTGGTTGCTGCCTCCTCACTTGAGAAGGAAATAATGGAACAATCGGGATTGACCAAATCACAATGTGCTCAATTGGTTGGCAAAAATGTTGCTGCCAAAGCGTTGGCTGCTGGGATTACCGAAGTTGTTTTTGACCGTGGCGGTAACCTTTACCATGGTCGTGTTAAATCGTTAGCTGACTCTGCCAGAGAAGGTGGACTTAAATTTTAA